In Capsicum annuum cultivar UCD-10X-F1 chromosome 11, UCD10Xv1.1, whole genome shotgun sequence, one genomic interval encodes:
- the LOC124888797 gene encoding putative glycine-rich cell wall structural protein 1, translating to MVIVVTTTISCCITTTIEVIAATSIVAATTSILNFWKKRCGWRRSPRKSNIYNKKEGVGAGGDTECEDDICCGVDSDGGGGERKKIGDGYVEGENNGESGGGDNGSDSDSGGRGGGGGGGGGGNKKGVEEEWW from the coding sequence ATGGTAATTGTTGtaacaactactattagttgttgtaTTACAACAACTATCGAAGTTATTGCAGCAACTTCGATAGTTGCTGCAACAACTTCAATACTTAATTTCTGGAAAAAAAGATGTGGTTGGAGAAGGAGTCCACGAAAAagtaatatttataataaaaaggaAGGTGTTGGTGCTGGTGGTGACACGGAATGCGAAGATGACATTTGTTGCGGTGTTGATAGCGACGGTGGtggaggagaaagaaaaaaaataggtgaTGGTTACGTAGAGGGAGAAAATAATGGTGAATCTGGAGGAGGTGACAATGGTAGTGATAGTGATAGTGGAGGAAGAGGAGGTGGCGGTGGCGGTGGCGGTGGCGGCAACAAAAAGGGTGTGGAGGAGGAGTGGTGGTGA